GCGGGGACTACACTCTCAAGATCGAGAACCAATGGTCCCAAGGAGGAATTCGTAGTACCCCGACCACTACGAGAATTTTATCTCAAAACTCTTTGGAGTACGTGACATTAATATACTAGGAGGAATATAAAGTGTTTTATAAACCTTATGGAGACTATCAAGTAGGTGAGACGTGGACTTCCTTTGGGAGGACCATTACTGAAACAGATGTTGTTTCGTTTGCAGGACTAAGTGGTGATTTCTTTTCATTGCATATAGATGATGAGTATGCTCGAACAACCCAGTTTGGACGCCGGATTGCTCATGGAATGCTCATTCTTTCTATTTCTACAGGATTACTGCACTTTGAACCTGGGATCATTGCTGCATTTTATGGGATTGATCACTTGCGATTTACAGGACCTACATTTATTGGTGATACTGTTCACGTCAAGGCAACCATTACTGATTTGCAAGACCGTCGAGAGAATCAGGGTGTAGTTACTATTTTACATGAGATTATCAAGCAAACCGGGGAAATTGTTATTACTGGAAATTTGAAACTGTTATTAAACCGTGTAAACTATGCATAATACGTATCTATACAGGGGTCGTTTGATCCCTGTATAGATATGCAATGTTATATAAAGAGCCTGTTCAAAAAGGGGGATTTTCATTTGAAACAAATTATAGCTTTAGGTGGTGGTGGATTTTCAATGGAACCGGAAAATTCATTACTCGATCACTATATATTATCTCAGAGTAAGAAACCGCGCCCTAGAATCTGCTTTGTAGGTACTGCAAGTGGTGATAGTGAACATTATATACATAAATTTTATACATCTTTTGAAAAATACGAGTGTCAGCCATCTCACTTATCTTTGTTTAAACCCCCGACAACTGACTTAGAATCTTACATATTGGAAAAAGATATTATATTTGTTGGTGGTGGGAATACAAAAAATTTACTTGCCTTATGGCGCGAATGGCATCTTGATCAGATCATGGTACAAGCGTGGGAGCAAGGAATTGTATTATCAGGTGTTAGCGCAGGTTCTATCTGTTGGTTTGAAGAAGGTTTAACAGATTCGTTTGGTTCTGAACTGCAACCTTTGACATGTCTTGGACTTTTATCAGGAAGTAATTGTCCTCACTATGATGGGGAAGCAATGCGTAGACCCACCTATCAGCGATTCATAGCAAGTGGTGAGATTGCTCCAGGGATCGCAGCGGATGATGGAGTTGCTCTTCATTTTATCGATCGTAACCTGCACTCGATAGTCAGCTCACGACAAGCAGCTAGTGCATACTCTTTGCAACAAGAAAATGGACATGCTGTGGAAGTTCGATTAGATACTTTATTTTTAGGTACACCATAATGGAAGCAATAAGTTGACCATGAACGAAAAGTAGTTGTCAGCAGTAATCAGCATCTGAAAATTGCCACTTGCCAGTTGGATTAAAAATCACGGTTTGATCGTTGTGTACATTGCGTTTCCACTGTGATAAATTAAATTTCATCCTTCTGTCACATCTTGGGCAGGCGTTTCGACCCCACTGTGTACGGGAGTTTTGGCGATCTCGACCGGGACCACGGTGGCCATGGTGACTGGTGCTTCACTGGTTAATTCGTGGGTGGCTGATTTAAATTCTTTGAGTGTTTTACCCATGGCTCTTCCTAATTCAGGGAGCTTGGCTGGGCCAAATAAGATCAGTGCAAAAACGACGATGAGAATAACGCCTGGTATACCGATATTAGAAAACACATGAATGACCTCCCCAGTATGATAGGACTGCCAGAGTACGGACGTTCTCACAACCGTACCCTGGATGAAGCGATGGATTGCGGGACCGATGAATTATCCGTTGTGAATTTGTTGTTGTGTGAGTGGTTTTTTGTTATTGGGATTCCACCCGCCGTTAGAACCGACAGCCTCTTTGACTTGCCAAGAGGAGGGGAGAGCATAAGGACCATCTGAACCACCAGGGAATTGGTTGGGTGTAACAAAGGGAGCTAACCCAGCGGCAATGGCGGCAACAGAAGTACCACCTGATTCTTCAAGGTAAAAGTCGTTAGGTACGTTCAGACCGGCAATTTCGTGGCCTAAGACGCGATGCTCACACTCGACCCCCATAATTTCAGCAGCCAATTGAGCGAGGGCAGGTTGTTTTAAAGGCCCTCCAAATTGATAGACGGCAGCAAGATAGGCTTTAATGAAAGTGCCTTCTAATGCTTCGAGGATCGTTAAGAAGGTTTCGCTAGAAGCAAAGGTACCACTAGGGAAATAAAAGTTGGTAAAAGACGATTGAGCGCCCGCCCCTTTTAAAAGTTCAACGTGGTAATATTCAGCACCGAGAGCACCTTGAAGATAGGGTTTGTTATTACTATTGAGTAAAACACCTATTGGAGAATGCAAACCGGTATAATAAAATGTAGTAGCTAACAGTTCAGCAGTCAAAGCAGCATCAATAATACTCTGGACGGTGTCCGTCGATGTTGCAGCAAAGGCGTCACCATCCAGTAATCCAAAACCTCCAAGAGCTACAGAAGCACTGACGAAACCGGCTTGCTTTAAAAAATGTCTACGTGATGTGCGTTTGTTTTGGTCTTCCACGAAAACTTCACCTCTTCTTTAGGATGAAATGCATAGTCACTCTCTAGTACGTGGTGGTGTGTATCTTGGATCACCAGTACTACATAAATTTTTTAATAGATAGCTCTCTCTCGTTCAGTCCGCGAGGTCATGGGCAGATTGTGAGGTTTCAATGGGGGATCCTTTGGCGGATGAACATTTACTCGCGCAAATTGCGCTAAATGACCGAACTGCTCTAGAAACGCTATATGATCGGTATGAGCGAATGGTATTTAGCTTTGCGTTACGCTGTGTCAATGACCGTCATATAGCTGAAGAAGTGGTTCAAGATGTTTTTACGAAAATATGGAAAGGTGCAGAATCGTATCATTCCAATCAGGCTAAAGTAACTACATGGATGTTAACTATTACACGCCGCGTGGCGATTGACTATTATCGCAAATCAACACGTCGCGGAGATCATCTTCACTTACAGTCTGATGATTGGCTTCAATTAGCTGCTACGGATAAAGGGCCAGACGTAAGGACAGAAGAATCAGATTTGCGAAATGCAGTTTTTGATGCAATGGGGTCACTTTCGAATGATCAAAGAGTAACAATTGAGCGTATGTACTATTTAGGGCAGACTCAAAGGGAAATTGCTGAAGAACTTGGTGTGCCACTAGGAACGGTCAAAGGCAGAATTCGGCTTGCGCTGGCTCACTTACGGGAGAGGCTTTCGTCGAAAGGATGGGGGGATACGCCTTGACGCAAGAGGACAACTGGTGCTCATTGTGTGAACTATACGTACTTGGCGGCCTTGAATCAGATGAGAAGCGCTCGTTTGAGGAGCACTTATCAGATTGTAAAGAGTGTCAAGATCGAGTGAGAGATATCGAAGGTTTGAGCGATCAGCTCTTAGTATACTATCAAAATGTAGAAGTACCAGAGGGCATGCGTTCGAGAGTTTTACAACATGTGTTTGCAAATGATGAGCCAGCACCTATTAAAGATGTACAGACAACGCCAATTTTTCATCATCAATCAAGTTCTAGAAGTCGTTTTAAAATATCAACTTGGCCGTCAGTGGCTGCAGTCGCTGTGATCGCACTACTTGTAGTTGGCATTTCACAAATTCATGATCGCACAGTAGTACCCAGTTCTCCTTTAGGTACAGTCATGCAAAGTGAAGCTCTTTCACCGACTGCAGTGATGAACCAAGCGTCAGCTAAGCTGTGGATTACTGGCTCTGCAACGACAGCGAAAGATTTGTATATGAAATTTTCTGGTCTTGCGCCCGTGGTAGGTTCACAAGTCTATCAGGTTTGGTTAGTTGAACCTACAAAATCAGGAGCTTCTATTTATTCGTGTGGAATATTTAAACCAAACTCAAAAGGGGAAGCTATTTTTGCTTCAAAGATCCCCCAATCTCACTACTCAGTAATCGCAGTTACATTGGAACCGCGATCAACAGATGTCACTCCGCTTGGTCCAAAAGTATTAGTTGGTGCCGTGAACGTGTAGTAGCATGAAGGCTGAAGTGATCTTTTGATCACTTCAGCCTCTTTGTTGTACAAACGTAATTTGAACAAAAAGGTAACTCGATAGGCCATCATTTTTTTACATGAAAGGTCTCAGTAACTAAATCATAGAGTTGGGGGAATGGTTGACCAAGAACCCAGAAACTAATGCCACGTAACTGCATGTCGTATACAAGATGAAATTTAGCTAGAATCGATTTAGCATCCTCATACCATACCTCATGTTCTTGATCCCCTACTCGATAACGGAACATTGGACTTGCGGACATGATATCAAAGCGAATGGTTGCTTCGTTATCAATGGCTAGATTTTGAGCACCTAATGGAGAAATGCCTGTCGCCAGATTATTTTTAGTATCTGGTATGTCCCAATCATAACCATAAGTAGGAATCCCCATTAATATTTTTTCTCGTGGAATGACTGATATTGCATATTCTAGCACTGCACGTACTTGGTTAAGTGGGGCTATTGCCATGGGAGGTCCGCCTACCCAACCCCACTCATAAGTCATCAACATTATAAAGTCGACCAGTGATCCGAGTGTCTCGTAATCAAAAGCTCCCATCCACGCTGCATTAGGCTCATTTTTTGTTTTGGGGCCCAAGGCGATCGATACACTATAGCCTTTTTGATGCATACGATCAGCGAGTTTTCGAATAAACGCGTTATATGCTGAACGATCGTCAGGTTGCAAATGTTCAAAGTCAATATTGACACCGCGATATGTTTCTTTTTCCAAACTTTTTTCAATAGACTCAAATAATTTCGTGGAAAGGTCAGATGAATGGATAATTGTATGAGCCAAATCAGGACTAAATGCCGTACCGTCATAATTTGTGACGGACAACAAAGGTAGCACACCATGTTGATCGAGAGCACTAAGTGCATCATTAGCGGATAGGGGTATTAAGTCCCCTTTAAAGTTCGCATGGTAGCTAAATATCGTTGCATAGGTTAATTGACCAGACGTTGCCACCGTGCTCCGATCTGCACTTGTTCCAGATGGGATGAGATAGCCGTTCACTTCAATCTCCCGTTTTGTTTTCATGGGCACAGGTACAAAGAGAATTTGGCCCATTTCCAGTTTTGCATGGTCTGATAGACCATTTGTACCAGCCACAGCTGCCACAGTCACATCATATTGGCGAGCGATAGATGTTAAACTTTCACCGGCGCCTACTGTGTGATGTACAAGTGTACTTGGTTTACCGGGAATGATTAAATTGAGGCCAGGGGTGAGTTTTGAGCTAGTTAGTCCATTGATTTGACGTAGTTCTTGCTCGCGAATAAAGTGCATCTTTGCGACTGTA
This genomic interval from Sulfoacidibacillus ferrooxidans contains the following:
- a CDS encoding ferritin-like domain-containing protein, producing the protein MEDQNKRTSRRHFLKQAGFVSASVALGGFGLLDGDAFAATSTDTVQSIIDAALTAELLATTFYYTGLHSPIGVLLNSNNKPYLQGALGAEYYHVELLKGAGAQSSFTNFYFPSGTFASSETFLTILEALEGTFIKAYLAAVYQFGGPLKQPALAQLAAEIMGVECEHRVLGHEIAGLNVPNDFYLEESGGTSVAAIAAGLAPFVTPNQFPGGSDGPYALPSSWQVKEAVGSNGGWNPNNKKPLTQQQIHNG
- a CDS encoding MaoC/PaaZ C-terminal domain-containing protein, coding for MFYKPYGDYQVGETWTSFGRTITETDVVSFAGLSGDFFSLHIDDEYARTTQFGRRIAHGMLILSISTGLLHFEPGIIAAFYGIDHLRFTGPTFIGDTVHVKATITDLQDRRENQGVVTILHEIIKQTGEIVITGNLKLLLNRVNYA
- a CDS encoding RNA polymerase sigma factor, whose translation is MADEHLLAQIALNDRTALETLYDRYERMVFSFALRCVNDRHIAEEVVQDVFTKIWKGAESYHSNQAKVTTWMLTITRRVAIDYYRKSTRRGDHLHLQSDDWLQLAATDKGPDVRTEESDLRNAVFDAMGSLSNDQRVTIERMYYLGQTQREIAEELGVPLGTVKGRIRLALAHLRERLSSKGWGDTP
- a CDS encoding anti-sigma factor, which codes for MTQEDNWCSLCELYVLGGLESDEKRSFEEHLSDCKECQDRVRDIEGLSDQLLVYYQNVEVPEGMRSRVLQHVFANDEPAPIKDVQTTPIFHHQSSSRSRFKISTWPSVAAVAVIALLVVGISQIHDRTVVPSSPLGTVMQSEALSPTAVMNQASAKLWITGSATTAKDLYMKFSGLAPVVGSQVYQVWLVEPTKSGASIYSCGIFKPNSKGEAIFASKIPQSHYSVIAVTLEPRSTDVTPLGPKVLVGAVNV
- a CDS encoding twin-arginine translocase TatA/TatE family subunit, with the translated sequence MRTSVLWQSYHTGEVIHVFSNIGIPGVILIVVFALILFGPAKLPELGRAMGKTLKEFKSATHELTSEAPVTMATVVPVEIAKTPVHSGVETPAQDVTEG
- a CDS encoding Type 1 glutamine amidotransferase-like domain-containing protein; translation: MKQIIALGGGGFSMEPENSLLDHYILSQSKKPRPRICFVGTASGDSEHYIHKFYTSFEKYECQPSHLSLFKPPTTDLESYILEKDIIFVGGGNTKNLLALWREWHLDQIMVQAWEQGIVLSGVSAGSICWFEEGLTDSFGSELQPLTCLGLLSGSNCPHYDGEAMRRPTYQRFIASGEIAPGIAADDGVALHFIDRNLHSIVSSRQAASAYSLQQENGHAVEVRLDTLFLGTP
- a CDS encoding glycosyl hydrolase family 18 protein, whose amino-acid sequence is MYVYSVKKGDTTATVAKMHFIREQELRQINGLTSSKLTPGLNLIIPGKPSTLVHHTVGAGESLTSIARQYDVTVAAVAGTNGLSDHAKLEMGQILFVPVPMKTKREIEVNGYLIPSGTSADRSTVATSGQLTYATIFSYHANFKGDLIPLSANDALSALDQHGVLPLLSVTNYDGTAFSPDLAHTIIHSSDLSTKLFESIEKSLEKETYRGVNIDFEHLQPDDRSAYNAFIRKLADRMHQKGYSVSIALGPKTKNEPNAAWMGAFDYETLGSLVDFIMLMTYEWGWVGGPPMAIAPLNQVRAVLEYAISVIPREKILMGIPTYGYDWDIPDTKNNLATGISPLGAQNLAIDNEATIRFDIMSASPMFRYRVGDQEHEVWYEDAKSILAKFHLVYDMQLRGISFWVLGQPFPQLYDLVTETFHVKK